Genomic segment of Candidatus Chlorohelix allophototropha:
GGTACCGGCACGTTCTGGTTGGATTTAAAGCCAAACGACCTCCATTGGAACCTTTCAGATACTGGTTGGGCAAAAGCCGCATGGAGTAGCTTTTTTGGTCCGTTGATTTGCGGGGCAGGTATGTTTGTTCATAATACCAAAGGGAAATATTCTGCCAAACTGACAATGGATTTATTGAGCAAATATGCCGTTACGAGCTTTTGCGCTCCGCCTACCGCCTACCGCATGCTAGTTGCAGACGATATTAGCGGGTTTGATACTCGCCATCTACGCAGTTGCGTAGGCGCAGGCGAACCACTCAACCCGGAAGTAATTGAAATCTGGAAGAATATTACCGGACATACCATTCGCGATGGCTACGGTCAAACCGAAACTTGTCTGCTGGTAGGTAATTTCCCCGGTATGGAGGTCAAAGTCGGTTCGATGGGCAAGCCCGCTCCCGGTTATGTGGTAGATGTGTTGGATGACGATGGAAACCCTGCCCTTCCCAATAAAGAAGGCGATATCGGCGTTCGCATCAAACCAAATCGCCCGGTGGGTCTTTTCCAAGAATACTGGAATAACCCAGAGGCTACCAATGCTTCCATTCGAGGCGATTGGTATCTCACGGGTGACAGAGCATACCGCGATGAGGATGGCTACCTGTGGTTCGTGGGGCGTGCCGATGATGTAATTCTCAGCGCAGGGTATCGCATTGGACCATTTGAGGTGGAAAGCGCGTTGGTAGAGCATCCGGCAGTAATGGAATCGGCAGTGGTAGCTAAACCGGAACCGACCCGTGGCGAAATCGTCAAAGCCTTCGTCATTCTCAAACCGGGAATCGAGGGTACACCCGAACTTGTCACCGAAATTCAGGATTTTGTAAAGCATCTCACCGCGCCTTACAAGTATCCCCGCGAAATTGAATTCGTCAAGGAATTGCCCAAGACCATCAGCGGCAAAATCCGGCGAATTGAGTTACGCGACCAAGAAAAGGCGAAGTATCAGAGCGAGCATCAATAAGCCAAGCTTTTAGAAATTTTTCAGAAGGAGTCGGTTCATACCCGGCTCTTTTTCTTTTCTACCTAATCTAAACCTACTTGAGTGATTCTTCCCACCACTAATCTGTGATGTAGCTAACTTTAATCAAAATATAACGGAGCTATAATAGTAGTTACCAAAAACAATAATTGCATTTTTAGGGGAATGACTTCAACTTCCCCGCAAATATAAAACAGGGGGTAAAGAAAATGGCAGCTATTTCAAGTAAAAATTTCAGAATGGGCTTACTATTGAATGCTTTGCACACCTTTGGAACTGGGCGTACCAAAGCTGAAACCAAAGCACAAGAAAATAGCCTAGCGAGAATGGCTGATTTCAGTTGGACTAATGGACCTTCAAATGGCTTGAATAACGCTTTTCGCTGGCAAGAAACAGCAGATGGCAAGCTAGTCGCCCATTGCGAAATCGAAGAAGCATAACGCCAAAAGCCAACTTAATTATAATGAAGCCCGGATGTCCGGGCTTTTTTAGTCAGCATGCGATAAAATTAACTCGCTATTTTATATAAGTCGCTTTGTCATAGTAAGGTATATGATGAAAGAAACAGCCGCCAAAACCGATACCCCCACAGGTGCTAATCCATTAAAGTCGCAAGGGTCACTGCTGGTGGCGATATTAGTAGCAGTAGTAGCATTTTCTTTATGGCTATTGCTGTGGCACTTGTTCATCGGAGCAGCGCAATGGTACGCACTGGCATTGTCGCTGACGGCTGTTGCCTGTTTTGTGCCGCATCCTTTGTTACGCAATTATCCCTCACCTAAAAAGGGCTTGCATATTCTGGGCTGGCTATGCCTGTTTCTGAGTCTCGCCACAGCTTTTAGTCTGGGCGCATTCTTGCCTTTTGGATTCGCGGATATAGTCAGCCCCGCGCTCGGTAAATTCGGGGGATTGGGTGCGCTATTGGTGCTGTTGTTATTGGCAACTACACGCGCGGTTTTACTTCGAAAAAGCGTTTATCTCGACCTAGCAATTTTTTGCGGAGTGGGCGCAATATGGGTAGCGATTAATACCGAGGCACAAGCAGCCTTCCCCCCGCCGCCTACCACAGTTATTCAGTGGGAAAACCTTTTATTCAGTCTTTTCTGGTTATCGCTCTTTTTAGGCAGTACCGCAATTAGCTTAAGCCTGTTGCCAAAAGCGCGTTGGGTGGCAAGCTCATTCTGGCGTTGGTCGCTTGCCTGTAGCAGCAGTGGATTCGGATTAGGTTTTTTCTTCGGGCAGAGCGAGATTGCTATATTTTGCGGAATAGCCTTACTGATTGGGTTGGGACTGACAAGCTATTTCAAGTTGAGACATAGCACAAACAAAAGGTTGGCATTGATAAGGCAAGGGCTGATACAGTTTGGCGGAATAATCCTGATAATCTTCAGCCTTGCAATTGCCTTTATAGCCGTATCTGAGCAACTCGAAGCGGTTTTACTGCGCAATACGCTGGAACGTTACGCCCAAAAGGGCTGGTGGTGGGCTTTCGGGGAAGACCGTTTCCCAGAACAGCGCGGTCTTAAGATTGACCCGAAACC
This window contains:
- a CDS encoding AMP-binding protein, translated to MSINADTANIGDYETTYRDFKLEVPEFYNFGYDTVDKWGEDPNHRAMLWVDEDGSERTLSYAYFRDRSNQVVNALHSLGMRKGDRVMIVMPRVPEWWESLLGMIKSGIIALPGTTQLTPKDITYRLQSSRARAIITDVENAPKFEESLPDCPGIDFRIIVGGQREGWLNFADLVDKAAITVSPEVKVQTSSSDPMLLYFTSGTTGYPKMVLHTHSSYPIGHYGTGTFWLDLKPNDLHWNLSDTGWAKAAWSSFFGPLICGAGMFVHNTKGKYSAKLTMDLLSKYAVTSFCAPPTAYRMLVADDISGFDTRHLRSCVGAGEPLNPEVIEIWKNITGHTIRDGYGQTETCLLVGNFPGMEVKVGSMGKPAPGYVVDVLDDDGNPALPNKEGDIGVRIKPNRPVGLFQEYWNNPEATNASIRGDWYLTGDRAYRDEDGYLWFVGRADDVILSAGYRIGPFEVESALVEHPAVMESAVVAKPEPTRGEIVKAFVILKPGIEGTPELVTEIQDFVKHLTAPYKYPREIEFVKELPKTISGKIRRIELRDQEKAKYQSEHQ